A genomic region of Myxosarcina sp. GI1 contains the following coding sequences:
- a CDS encoding glycerophosphodiester phosphodiesterase family protein, whose protein sequence is MNTLNRQKPIIIAHRGASGLRPEHTLASFRLALEQGANFIETDVVMTKDGIPIIRHEPLLDNTTNICDHPEYSNCYTTKIIDGKKVTGFFAEDFTLEDIKTLRARQPVVERSKEFDNLWEIPTLAEVIELVKDFQANTGKAVGIVHELKHNSYFNSIGLNVEEAVVKVLVESNFTKREQNIIQAFEITPLIRLKNEIMPDAGIDLALHQLVGATIQNNYPNFSLPYDLIVNLGDSNLTEADLRSIYGDLIELIDRPWRYAERNRNTTNNYNYSNLLSSPEFYQFVSTYAEAINPDKNIVLLRRDLNRSVNSNNKITFKLTGEVFPLIDLAHRASLKVNIYTLRNEEPYLSLNLDGMLQTPEAEAEKLIRLGVDGLIGDFPQTLVNVRDRIFQNDK, encoded by the coding sequence TTGAACACTCTCAACAGGCAAAAACCAATTATCATCGCTCATCGGGGTGCTAGCGGCTTGCGTCCCGAACATACTCTAGCTAGTTTTCGACTTGCCTTAGAACAAGGTGCGAATTTTATTGAAACCGATGTGGTGATGACTAAAGACGGGATACCAATTATCCGTCACGAACCGTTGTTAGATAATACTACTAATATTTGTGACCATCCTGAATATAGTAATTGCTACACTACCAAAATCATTGATGGCAAGAAAGTTACGGGCTTTTTTGCCGAAGACTTTACCCTAGAAGATATTAAAACTCTACGTGCCAGACAGCCAGTTGTAGAACGCAGCAAAGAGTTTGACAATCTTTGGGAAATTCCTACTCTGGCTGAAGTTATCGAACTGGTAAAAGATTTTCAGGCTAATACGGGCAAAGCAGTTGGTATCGTTCACGAACTCAAACACAATAGCTATTTCAACAGTATTGGTTTAAATGTAGAAGAAGCCGTAGTAAAAGTTTTAGTTGAATCAAACTTTACCAAGCGAGAACAAAACATCATTCAAGCTTTTGAAATCACGCCTTTAATCCGTTTGAAAAATGAAATTATGCCTGATGCAGGGATCGATCTTGCTTTGCATCAGCTTGTAGGGGCAACTATTCAAAACAATTATCCTAATTTTTCTTTACCTTACGATTTAATAGTTAATTTAGGTGATTCTAATTTGACCGAAGCAGATTTACGTTCAATTTATGGTGACTTAATCGAGCTTATCGATCGCCCTTGGCGGTACGCGGAGCGTAATCGCAATACAACGAATAACTATAATTACAGCAACTTACTATCGTCGCCCGAATTTTATCAATTTGTATCTACCTATGCTGAGGCAATTAATCCCGATAAAAATATAGTTTTGTTACGTAGAGATTTAAACAGATCGGTTAATAGCAATAACAAAATCACCTTTAAACTAACAGGAGAAGTCTTTCCCCTAATCGATCTGGCTCATCGGGCTAGTTTAAAAGTCAACATTTATACTTTACGAAACGAAGAACCCTATTTAAGCCTGAACCTCGATGGAATGCTGCAAACTCCAGAAGCAGAAGCGGAAAAATTAATTCGCCTGGGTGTAGATGGTTTAATTGGCGACTTTCCCCAGACTCTTGTTAATGTGCGCGATCGCATCTTCCAAAACGACAAATAG
- a CDS encoding dienelactone hydrolase codes for MSVRALYRAAKVANAPSPYDTIHLKVFYPARLSGKESQQNFGIVPANKDRSPFKIVIFFNGVNCGAERYQWLAVKLAERGLVVVTFNWIAENLPGRIAITPGVEVKAWTPDVYGTIPSASALPTLLQVLEDLQSEGVLAGLLDLERIVLGGHSAGGRIAMENTNPQFFPQVVAAFAYGAHTAAAVQAGYVPGTILPLPDSLPLMLMGGTNDGVIAQSSNIYGVTWERATTPIERTFNEAIAGGRNDSYLLLLKEANHFAITHPFDANTGTTFLDFPTARSQEDIRNLMAETIGLFIDAHVRSQTQAITALNQLLKSSHPAIARIERK; via the coding sequence ATGAGCGTTCGCGCCTTGTATCGGGCTGCCAAAGTAGCAAATGCCCCTTCGCCTTATGACACTATTCACCTCAAAGTATTTTATCCTGCTCGCCTATCGGGTAAGGAAAGTCAGCAAAATTTTGGTATCGTTCCTGCTAATAAAGATCGCTCTCCTTTTAAAATTGTTATCTTCTTCAACGGTGTCAACTGCGGCGCGGAACGATATCAATGGCTAGCGGTAAAATTGGCAGAACGCGGGCTAGTAGTAGTTACCTTTAACTGGATTGCCGAAAATCTACCTGGAAGAATCGCTATTACTCCTGGTGTCGAGGTTAAAGCTTGGACTCCCGATGTCTATGGCACTATTCCTTCAGCTTCAGCTTTGCCTACGCTATTACAAGTTCTAGAAGATTTACAATCTGAAGGCGTTTTAGCTGGCTTGCTAGATTTAGAACGAATTGTTCTCGGAGGGCATTCTGCTGGCGGTAGAATAGCAATGGAAAATACCAATCCGCAATTTTTTCCGCAAGTTGTAGCCGCTTTTGCCTACGGCGCACATACAGCTGCAGCAGTACAGGCGGGATACGTACCAGGAACAATTTTGCCCCTACCCGACTCTTTACCGCTAATGCTAATGGGAGGGACTAATGATGGAGTTATCGCTCAAAGCAGCAATATCTACGGAGTTACCTGGGAACGAGCCACAACTCCTATAGAGCGCACTTTTAATGAAGCGATCGCAGGTGGTAGAAACGATAGCTACTTACTACTTTTAAAAGAAGCCAATCATTTTGCCATTACTCATCCTTTTGATGCTAATACGGGTACTACCTTTCTCGATTTTCCTACAGCGCGATCTCAAGAAGACATCAGAAATTTAATGGCAGAAACTATCGGTTTATTTATCGATGCTCATGTTCGCTCTCAAACACAGGCAATAACGGCACTGAACCAACTGTTAAAATCGAGTCATCCTGCGATCGCTCGTATAGAAAGGAAATAG